CCCTTTATACTATAAACTCATGAATAACATCAAAAAAAGGCTGTCAATAAACGACAACCTTTTATTATTTATTCGCAGCAAAAATTTCTTTTAATTGCTTTACCATATTTCCGTTTCCAGAAACAGAAATCTCTCCTACTTTATCTGCAATTTTCTCAACATATTCCATTTCTTTTAATTTGAATAACATTTCGTTACTTTCCATTAATTTAGCAGTGTTTAATAAACTTCTAGTAGAAGCTGTTTCTTCTCTTCTAGTAATTATATTAGCTTGTGCCTTTTTTTGAGCAATTAAAACCTGATTCATAATCTCTTTCATATCTCCAGTTAAAATTACATCTCTAATTCCGCAGTTAATAATTTTCACCCCCAATTCATCGGTGTTTTTAGATACTTCATTAAATACAGCTGTTGCAATATTTTCTTTTTCAGCTAATAATTCATCTAGAGTATACGTACCAACATACATTCTTAATGCCAATTGCATTAATATATATAATTGCTTTTCATACTCTTTGTTTTCTAACAACGCTTTTTCAATAGCAACAACTTTATATTGTGTGTAAAAATTGATTCTAATCGTTGCTTTATCTTTGGTTAATAACTCTTGTCCTGCTATTTCTAATTGTAATTGCCTCATATCTGCTTTTGCAATTTTAATAGTTGTATCATTTTTCCAAAATCGATACGTTCCACCTGTTAAGGTTTTAATGTGTGCATCATTAACTAGTAATACTGCTTTTTCATAAGCTGCTACTTCAAATATTCTAATGTACTTGTTAAATTCATAGTTACTAAACAATGCTTTATCAATAGCTTCTGTAATATAAATTTTACTGATGTCAATCTTCTGAAATCTTCTATTTACAAAACCTTTCCAATAAAAATATCTCCCCGCTTGTAAGACCCTCGTAAAGTTATCATTCTCATAAATAATAACCAATTCATTATCTTTTACATTAACAACTTCGAGCATTTCAGCTAAAACAATGTCTTTTAATAAAATTTCTATCGCTACAGCCGCATTAAATTCTTTTGTTAAATCATATATAATTACGTTTTGGTTTAAAAATAACCAATGGCTTCCTTGTGTAATTACCTTTTGATAATCTCCATTTTTAAATATTAATCCTACTTTTCCTGTATTAATTCTTACTCTTTTCATTTTTTATAATTTTTAAATTCTGATAATTTATTCTTTATTAATTTCAGAATGATTCATTTTATATAACATTCTCTGTAACGGAGAAATATGTGTTAATTTTAAAAACGATACGCTAAAATGCTTAACAAATTACGGAAGTGATTGGTATAAAAAAGTTTGAAACTTCTTTTTAAAAATGGATTGAATTCATAAATAAAATCAACTGATTTATAAAAAGTTATTCCTTACTATTTTTAAAACTAAAAACTTCAAAGTTCTTTTTTAAGTGTTTATTAAAAAACTCATTTAGAACGTATCGTTTTATTTTTTAATAATCAGTTTTACAAGGTGATTAGCTTAAGGGGCTTTACTCAAGCCAAGAGGTTGGACTCGAACCAACTCGCCCTGAGGCTTACCATAATTACTAGAACCGAAATCTAGTGCATTTGACCGCTCTGCCATATCCTTTCGGATAGTGGGATTCGAACCCACGAATTTTTCTATTGCATTAACCGGACTGTGCTACATAACTTTCGTTATGGAAGGATTCGAACCTTCGTATATAGAGTGAGATTATTTTTTGGGAAATAATCGAAACCTTCAAGACTAGTTGCATATAAAAACCGAATACAAAAACTGTACAGATTTATACAATGGTGCTATACAGAAACACACAACAAGACTTGCTTGATATTTTTAAATGTCATTGCGAGAGAAACGAAGCAATCTTTTCTTTTAAACTAGAAGCTTACTTCGTTATATTACCTCATAACGACATATTTATTTTAATTCATTTTTTCTTTTTCTTAATAACACTACAAATATGCAATGCTATTACGCATTGTATTTGCGTAGTATAATTTAGTTTACTTTTTTTTCGCTTTTTTGCCTGTTTTAGTACGTTTGCTCTTCTTTTTCTTTGGCATTTTTTCTTTAACTCTTTCTTTCTGTTCTTTTATAGTTTGTATAAACTCTGAATTAAAAGCGTTTTCTTTAGCTAATTTGATAAAACTCAATGCAATCTTGTACTTTTTAAGTTGCTCATTTAAAGCTGCCTTTTTTAAGTATAATAGTGCTTTATCTGATCCTTTTACCGTTAATGCAAAATCAATAAAAGTATCAGCTTCTTTTACATCTTCATTCCATAATAACACATTAATATA
This genomic stretch from Tenacibaculum sp. Bg11-29 harbors:
- a CDS encoding slipin family protein, whose amino-acid sequence is MKRVRINTGKVGLIFKNGDYQKVITQGSHWLFLNQNVIIYDLTKEFNAAVAIEILLKDIVLAEMLEVVNVKDNELVIIYENDNFTRVLQAGRYFYWKGFVNRRFQKIDISKIYITEAIDKALFSNYEFNKYIRIFEVAAYEKAVLLVNDAHIKTLTGGTYRFWKNDTTIKIAKADMRQLQLEIAGQELLTKDKATIRINFYTQYKVVAIEKALLENKEYEKQLYILMQLALRMYVGTYTLDELLAEKENIATAVFNEVSKNTDELGVKIINCGIRDVILTGDMKEIMNQVLIAQKKAQANIITRREETASTRSLLNTAKLMESNEMLFKLKEMEYVEKIADKVGEISVSGNGNMVKQLKEIFAANK
- a CDS encoding lipopolysaccharide assembly protein LapB; protein product: MGNSINNYVFKALDSYHYDLEETMESLNYALSYDDKNTMALTLMGRVYAERLYKYTEAIGYYKEVLAININAFEVYTHYINVLLWNEDVKEADTFIDFALTVKGSDKALLYLKKAALNEQLKKYKIALSFIKLAKENAFNSEFIQTIKEQKERVKEKMPKKKKSKRTKTGKKAKKK